In the genome of Cervus elaphus chromosome 5, mCerEla1.1, whole genome shotgun sequence, the window TGATTCCAACAGAAGCTCaggcccaccaagcccctctggCTCAAATCAGAGATGGTCAATCAAAGGTGGTGGGGTTCCCAGAAGAACTAACATATGTTGGAAATCTATTGCCCACTGTATAACCTGCCCTGGTTACTGAGCTAAGCATAGCCTCCTTTATCTCTATAAAGGATACAGAACACAGTTGTGAGAGGTGTGTATAATCCCCAttctacagaggaggaaatggaagtttGGAGTTAAGATGCCCATGTTGAGAAGGTAGCCCTGCTGGTGAGTGGCAGGACCAGAATTCTAACTGAGATCCACCTGTTGCGAAGGTTGTCTTTATGCTGAGCATCTCTGTTTATGACAGTTACTCTCCCATTCCCCACACCCCAGCTCTTTTAGCCATCCCTGATATGGTGTGCTTCCTTTCTTTATGCAAACTCAAATCTCCTCCTTTATCTACTCAGATAAATATATCCTTTTTCTTCACCAAGCCCAGCTAAAGTTCAGCTCACTATTAAGAtattggtagaaaaaaaaaaaaaaaagatattggtAGTACTTAGCTTCTAATAAACAGCATGCCCAGATTCACCCAGTATCTAAGTATATGGGCTACGCTAGTGTagcagggagtggggaagtgatTGCAGGTGCCCCAAGTGGGGCATTTCAGAACTCCAcactgaagaagagaaagtgtGGTTTGAACAGAGTATAGCTTATAATTGTTTCAACTTTTTGGgtcatcatgaaagtgaaagtgaagttgctcagtcatgtccaactctctgtgaccccatggactgcagtctgccaggctcctctgtccatgggattctccaggcaagaatactggagtgggttgccatttccttctccaggggatcttcctgacccagggatcaaacctgggtctcccacattgcaggcagattctttaccatctgagccaccagggaatcatcataatgtattataaaatttcaaacattCAGAAGATAGCATGAAATTGCAATATTTACCAAAAGTGGGcatgagttttttaaaagattgcaaAACACTGGTCTATGCTCTTAGGGgaatttagagatttttttcccaCACTCTTCTAAAGTTTTCTTCATACACTTACCATATCCCCCTTCACTGGACTGCAAACATCTCGGAAGGGAGCAATTGACTGTGacttctttctcctttgtgtCCACTGCCCCCTCAACCCCGGCCCCGGCCCAGTCTTCACCCAGTGGACATTCTATAAACAGGTCACCCAGTCTATTGTCTGACATGGTTTGTTTTCATTCTACCCGACCTAAATAAAGGACTGAAGGATCTGGGCTGCTTTTCAAACAAAAACAGGTGATCtgaaggaaaggagaggagatCAATGGAAGAGAAGACAGCACAAGAAAATGTCACTAACTGGAACCCGCCATCTCGGGAGAGCTGGGCTAGAATTTAACCTTTTGAACTCTTTACTGAAAAATTATTCTCTTAGTTAATTCACAGCAGTGGCAGAACTGTTCTGGAACATTTAATCTTCCTAAGAAAACAAACCAGTGCCAAGCCCCCTAAAGCACATCAAAAAGAAAGGAGTGCTGTTTAAGAGCCTACTGTGTGCAAGGTTCTCGTCCCATATTATTTCAGAATCAATGCAATTCAAGCAACCAGTTAGTTGTTCTTACCTCCTGTATTCCTCAAAGCAAGATTTCCTTGTAGGCAGTACCTTGATTGTCTAATTCTAGATACTGCCTAGATCTGAAAGTTTAAGGAACTGATTTCAGCTGAAACTAGCCATCCCTCCCAGTTGCTGGGGTTTTCCAGAAATACTGTGCCTCGGAACAAAGTGTATTTCCTTAGATGATAAACTTCTGTGTGTGTttcgtgggggtggggtggggtgggagggaagctgcaaaggttgaaaggaaaaaaacaggtcTTTGGGGAAAGGAACTGGAGTGATTCAGGCTGTCAAAACGAGACTTCTAACTCCACACTGTGGAACGCTGTGAATGCTTGAGTCTTCCACGCCGAGTCTCTGTTGCCCAGCTTTTTCCAGACTCCAATCACAGCCCCTCAAAGGAAACTGAGTTTGAGTGTTTAAGCTTGGATTCAGCCCCTCATTCAAGGAAAAATGACCAGAAGTGTCATTTCAATATCCACCTCCCATCAGAGACAGACTGGTCCTGGAAGAGAAAGCATCATGGAGGTTTATTCAGAACCACGGAAAGGTAGATCCGGAAGAGTCATGTGGTTATGTCGCTAACGCAGAAAGTAAGGTGGCTCTTCCGAGGTTAACACAGCCCCATCAGGGTGGACATCGGGGCAGACCCCGGCCAGGACTCAGGTGCCCTGCCGCCAATTCCTCTTCGGAAGTACGCAGCAGACTCACTCGTcagcgcgcacgcacacacacgcacatcagCACGCCCACGTCCACACAACGACGCGGACACTGAAACAAACCCAGTCGGGTCAAGTGGACCGCAGACAAACCCACCTCTGCGGCCCCCCTCCAGCGCCGGGTGCAGGGAGCGCCGCGGGCCGGCAGAGGGCGCGCCGCCCCCAGGGAGCCGAGCGGCGGCCGCGCGGAGCCGGGCGGGCGAGGGGAGCCCCTGAAGCCGGACGCGCCCCTCCAGCTCGGCCACTCAGGGTGCAGGCCCGGCCGAGGGGACGGGGAGGGTGAGGAGCCGACCCCCCTTGAGGGCCCGGGGAACACACGGGCCGGAGGCTTCCTAGGAATTGCATCACGCTGCGCAACGCTGCAGCTCCTGGAGTCCTCCGgcgcaaagtgtgtgtgtgtgtgtgtctgtgtgtgagtgtgtgtgtgtgtgtgtgtgtgtgtgtgtgtgtgtctgtgcgcgcgcgttggggggagggggaggggacttAGCCCGAGCCCGGGAGAGAAGAAGAAGGCGAGACGCGCCCGGGGAAAAAGCTCCCTGCACATGGAGACATTCCTTGCACCGAACTGCACCGAGAAGCGAGCCCCCAGCACCGCCCCGCAGCTCCCCTCCCGGGGCAGAATACCCAGCTAGTGAGGCTCTTCCCACCCCCGCCTCGACCACCCCCCAAAACCGGCCCTGCACCCTCCAGCCCGGCTCCAGCGCAGCCGCGAGCCTTCCCCGGGACTGGCCCTGGCGGGGCGCCTAGAGCCCCAGTTGCATTGCTCCAGGAGAAAGGAGGGGGGCGGTGCATTTTGccggaggaggagaaggggggtgggtggtgggggagagagaaaatTGCGCGGAGACCTGCCAagcgccaccgccgccgccgccgccgcctgtgAGCTCCGGCGGGCAGCCGGGCTGTCGGCTTCCCGGGGCATCTGGGTCCGGCGGGGCACAGCCCGGGCGCTTTcgaagccgccgccgccgcctccgcggCGAGTGCAGGCGGCTTCCCCCGGAGCCTGTGCGGCTCCGGCTCCTCGGGGGTGgagaagtggggggtggggttgtTGTTTGGGgggaagaagggggagggggcaACGCCGAGAGAGTCAGTGGTTTCCATGGTGATGGAGCTGAAAGTGCAGGAAATTTAAAGGCTTGGACCCTGCGAGACAGACAAACCGGTGCCAACGTGCGCggacgccgccgccgccgccgccgccgccgccgctggagTCCGCCGGGCAGAGCCGGCCGCCGAGCCCCGAGCGGGCGGAGGGAAGTGCCCCGAGGACCGGCCCGAGTCGCGGCGCTGCCCCGAGCGGCCGGACGCCGAGCCGCGGGAGAAGGAGGCGGGGAGAGCGGCCCGTCCACgcgccccgcgccgccgccggCCCGGGAAGGCAGCGAGCAGCCGGCGCCTCCCGCGCCCGCGGTCGCCCTGGAGTGGTTTCGGATGCCCCGCCGCGGCCGCCTGCCCGCGTAGAGCAGGGAGGAGAGTGGCGGCCCGCTTGCGCGCCTCCTTTCCGCCCGGGTGGGAGCCGGCGCCGCGCGAAGGGCTCTGCGGGCGACTCATGCTGCCGGCCCTGCGCCTGCCCAGCCTCGGGTGAGCCGCCTCCGGAGAGACGGGGGAGCGCGGCGGCGCCGCGGGCTCGGCGTGCTCTCCTCCGGGGACGCGGGACGAAGCAGCAGCCCCGGGCGCGCGCCGGAGGCATGGAGCGCTGCCCCAGTCTGGGGGTCACCCTCTACGCCCTGGTGGTGGTCCTGGGGCTGCGGGTGGCACCGGCCGGCGGCCAGCACTATCTCCACATCCGCCCGGCTCCCAGCGACAACCTGCCTCTGGTGGACCTCATCGAACACCCGGACCCTATCTTTGACCCCAAGGAGAAGGATCTGAACGAGACGCTGCTGCGCTCGCTGCTCGGGGGCCACTACGACCCGGGTTTCATGGCCACCTCGCCCCCCGAGGACcggccgggcgggggcggggtggcggCCGGGGGCGCCGAGGACCTGGCCGAGCTGGACCAGCTGCTGCGGCAGCGGCCGTCGGGGGCCATGCCGAGCGAGATCAAAGCCCTGGAGTTCTCCGAGGGCTTGGCCCCGGGCAAGAAGCAGCGCCTGAGCAAGAAGCTGCGGAGGAAGTTACAGATGTGGCTGTGGTCGCAGACCTTCTGCCCGGTGCTGTACGCGTGGAACGACCTGGGCAGCCGCTTCTGGCCGCGCTACGTGAAGGTGGGCAGCTGCTTCAGCAAGCGCTCGTGTTCGGTGCCCGAGGGCATGGTGTGCAAGCCGTCCAAGTCCGTGCACCTCACGGTGCTGCGGTGGCGCTGTCAGCGGCGCGGGGGCCAGCGCTGCGGCTGGATTCCCATCCAGTACCCCATCATTTCCGAGTGCAAGTGCTCATGCTAGAACTCAGGGCCCCCCGCCCGCACCCGGACACTTGATCGATCCCCACCGACGCCCCCCGCACGGTCCACCACCCTCTCGCGAGGGGAttcaatgaactttttttttttttttttttttgctacagagACCTAGCTTTCTGGTTCATGTAATGCACTGTTTAACTGTGTAGGaatgtatatctgtgtgtatatacgGTCCcagttttaatttacttattaaaaGGTCAGTATTATACGTTAAAAGTTACCGGCttctactgtatttttaaaaaatttttaagcaaaaggaaaaaacgaacagagaaaagagagactTATTCTGGTTGTTGCTAATAATGTTAACCTGCTATTTATATTACAGTGCCCTTCGCATGGCGAAGCAGGGATGGGGGGGaaagttattttttcttaaagtacAAAGAGAGGGGAGAACTTTTGTAGAGGgacttttaaaaagctattttccATTCTTCGGAAAGTGTTTTGGTTTTCCTTGGACCTCGAAGAAGCTATAGAGTTCAATGTTATTTTACAGTTATTgtaaatatagagaacaaatggaATGACTAATCATTGTAAATTAAGAGTATCTGctatttattctttataataTCCCGTGTAGTAAATGAGAAAGAAGTGCAGAGCAGGATTAAAGAAAACCACTAAAACCGACTGCGCTCCACACTGCGATTCTCTGTGTTGGTGATTGAtggggggttggggttgggggggcgggTAGGGGGCGCCGCTGTGCTTACTCTGCTTGTTGGGAGAAGGGGCTCATCCCTTCTTCTGGGGTGATGGAAGTGACCGTCCAGTTTTTCATTGGGGGGGGGGGCTATTCTCAAACTCCTCACTTGAGCATCACGTGGCCTCCGCCCAGTCTCCCAGCCTTTTCTCCCTATGTCACCAAAGCTCGGGCCCATCGTGACCTCGACACCCAGCCGGCCCCCTGGAGCTGACCCCAGGCTGGGccgaggggcgggggtggggggggagggtgggCGGCTGCTTTGTCCTGCCTGACAGGCCCTTCACAATGGGGACACGTGTCTTTCACACCTACCCTGGGGGCGGAGTGCCGCTGAAACTTGACCCCCgaggaatggggggggggggggaggagggagatcaGAGCGCGCCCACCCAGATCCCGCCACCCCTCCCGCttcgcacacacacacccccccaacaACCCGCCCGCGTTAACCCTTTGCACTCCCGGAAGCTATGGGGAGGCGATCCCTTGGAATCGACACTCACAGCCTCCAGGGTCCTGCAGGTCTGAGGCCCCGAAATCCAGGCCCTCGGCCAGAATTGCTGGGAATAGCTGGGAGATTTGACActcacctcctcctcccttccctgagaCCTAAGGAGGGCTCAGAGGAGTCCGAATTTGGGTGAAAAAACGTCACCCCCGGGGATCTACAGCTGGGCACCGGGCGTGACCCCCTCTGGACACTTAACTCCacgtgggggtgggagaggggggcGAAATCGGAGTCAGATCTTTGAGCGTGTGGGTTCCATAAGGGGTAACAGACCTGTGACCTCTTAAAGCGACGTGCAAaacatgccccccaccccacccctcgagAAGCCAGCGTCCCGAGGCCGGCTCGGGACTCGCGCGCATCCCTGCGCCTCAGCCCGCGGTGGCGCCCATCCGCGCCGCTCCACGTGGGCCGGCTTCCTGACACCGCTCAGCACTCCTTTTATTTATCTTGGACTCCGAAGTCGCTCTCCtgtgctccctccccaccccctggccaCCTCCCCGCGCCTCCCTCCCGGCGTCCCGCCCCCCAGGCCGGAGTCCCGGGGAATCTATGCTAATTATTTCAAACCTGCGCTGGTCCCCGGCGCAGCCGCCgagcccccggccccgcccgcccCGTCCCTCCAGCCGGGCGCTTTCTTCCCTCCCGACGCAGCCTCTGTGGCTCCTAGTTTCAATAGCCTGGCTCGGGAGCCGGACCCCCTCC includes:
- the NOG gene encoding noggin, producing MERCPSLGVTLYALVVVLGLRVAPAGGQHYLHIRPAPSDNLPLVDLIEHPDPIFDPKEKDLNETLLRSLLGGHYDPGFMATSPPEDRPGGGGVAAGGAEDLAELDQLLRQRPSGAMPSEIKALEFSEGLAPGKKQRLSKKLRRKLQMWLWSQTFCPVLYAWNDLGSRFWPRYVKVGSCFSKRSCSVPEGMVCKPSKSVHLTVLRWRCQRRGGQRCGWIPIQYPIISECKCSC